One region of Catenuloplanes indicus genomic DNA includes:
- a CDS encoding endonuclease domain-containing protein, whose amino-acid sequence MLFPTAFIPPHVEPRWWERDATSPEPTRNVTAAEHGQCPTHVKYALTCRQFDRLMARADNHCEACGSAPENSRFGRLAIDHVTKLGWWAVRGLLCTACNAALHVGALGLPRFREYVSNAFYLTLLAEAKVTDHVAEPPLGAVVLDAGGRPWRREQPARWPWTSEHRWMPRHRRYPQAPETWEWLTSRNGPHHLRVDRIESHLIPAA is encoded by the coding sequence TTGCTTTTCCCCACAGCATTCATCCCGCCGCACGTCGAACCTCGCTGGTGGGAGCGCGACGCGACGTCGCCCGAGCCCACCCGGAACGTCACGGCAGCCGAGCACGGGCAGTGCCCGACCCACGTCAAGTACGCGCTGACCTGCCGCCAGTTCGACCGCCTCATGGCCCGCGCCGACAACCACTGCGAGGCCTGCGGCTCCGCACCCGAGAACAGCCGCTTCGGGCGCCTCGCCATCGACCACGTCACCAAGCTCGGCTGGTGGGCGGTGCGCGGCCTGCTCTGCACCGCCTGCAACGCCGCGCTGCACGTCGGCGCTCTCGGCCTGCCCCGCTTCCGTGAGTACGTCAGCAACGCGTTCTACCTGACGCTCCTCGCCGAAGCGAAAGTCACCGACCACGTCGCCGAGCCGCCGCTTGGTGCTGTGGTGCTCGACGCCGGCGGCCGCCCTTGGCGGCGCGAACAGCCGGCTCGCTGGCCCTGGACCAGTGAGCACCGATGGATGCCGCGCCACCGTCGCTACCCGCAGGCTCCCGAGACGTGGGAGTGGCTGACCAGCAGAAACGGCCCGCACCACCTGCGCGTCGACCGCATCGAATCGCACCTCATCCCCGCCGCCTGA